Proteins from a single region of Plasmodium brasilianum strain Bolivian I chromosome 13, whole genome shotgun sequence:
- a CDS encoding trafficking protein particle complex subunit 5 encodes MNKNKISVEKELNKVKQDVSLSAFSILFSEMVQYCLYKSKRGYRIEDCLHEMGLRVGYKLNEYLTYKNKVKRSINIINILTFISKYVWKYLFQHSSDLLKSQDSIYEYMICDKNILLNKFINVPKDYGNINCASFAAGIVEGFLCSSEFQAEVTAHTIYENDNNYNTTIFIKFYPEVVEREKNH; translated from the coding sequence atgaaCAAGAACAAAATTTCTGTAGAAAAAGAGctaaataaagtaaaacaagATGTGAGCCTAAGCGCATTTAGTATCTTATTCAGTGAAATGGTGCAATATTGTTTATACAAAAGTAAAAGAGGTTATAGGATCGAAGATTGTTTACACGAAATGGGATTACGCGTAGgctataaattaaatgaatacctaacatataaaaataaagtgaaaagaagtataaatattattaatatacttacatttatttcaaaatatgtatggaaatatttattccAGCATTCTTCGGATTTACTTAAATCACAGGAcagtatatatgaatatatgatatgcgataaaaatattttacttaacaaatttataaacGTACCAAAAGATTATGGAAATATAAATTGCGCTTCCTTTGCTGCAGGAATTGTCGAGGGTTTCCTGTGCAGCTCGGAATTTCAAGCAGAGGTAACTGCTCATACgatatatgaaaatgataataattataacacaactatttttattaaattttaccCGGAGGTTGTAGAACGAGAAAAGAACCATTAA
- a CDS encoding succinyl-CoA ligase: protein MKVKKNIFISKNYYSVWLGYNKNVQQNAYFKNSLDYIFKPKSIGIIGATERKGSVGNSIVNNLLKGENNTYKLYYINSKGSKIYDRESYKSVKDIEDGNLDLAVIAVPRNHVLNVMKELKSKNVKGVVIITAGFKETGAEGLELEKEILKVAKSGNIRIIGPNCLGIMNSYHNMNASFADNEILKGHFSLLSQSGAICSAALDLALQHNIGFSHFISVGSMCDIQFYELVEYLFYDINTKYILLYVESIGDLNKFVSVCKKVCLYKPIILLKSGKTAKAAEAAISHTGSMVGNYEIFYASMKKLGVLVAENFEELFHMCKILNCTKYPETNEICVVTNAGGPGVLLVDNIVKNNGILSNLNEKLKKKLDTFLPESWSKSNPVDILGDASPSLYKKTIEALIKDGQYKNIILLLSPQSVTDPLNTAKEIIKIKDDKHMKDNVILLCNYLGGTSLEESTTILNKNNLPTFVYPEHSAQNLLKMHENITHIQGLYEEIPDFLADSDKNYYINELIREQYLGKRDQNRGNVNDRLAGENSGSRGLQERIQTAVDIIYKSIEKEHFILNEYDSKMILQSYGIPVVGTKIFKTLDDIEKCESFSFPCAMKIYSDTITHKKDIGGVILNISNKKELIEAYKKIYDNIKKYNLEKEFKGVTIQNMVNTDDGIELILGYYFDKHFGPVLLFGSGGSYVEIFKDSVLLIPPLTFSYTHHTIKNTKIYNALLGKSSRFKKCEMPKLITTIIKFSQLIADLLPYINECDINPLFVSGGNIVALDARFTLRKELGSKAAHVSGSTSENTINFDAYAKDYPIDFVFFPCSSEHNEAVTTEDTTTYMRTWDDSHPIIRCIHAYDVKLILKFLQRNYKELYHSTFFFTSIENIKTKLFAYDLCNCDYDIYNVILYISKNEINGLVKVEKRKDNHCYIYAKDKNIFAHLIQKIHLLSKINNTQKILLYLKNESPYIEDLKSIGYTLDHTREDLTCYLCSELTALY, encoded by the coding sequence ATGAAAgtgaaaaagaatattttcatCTCAAAAAACTACTACAGTGTGTGGCTTGGATATAATAAGAATGTACAACAAaatgcatattttaaaaatagctTAGATTACATTTTTAAGCCTAAGAGTATTGGAATAATAGGAGCAACAGAAAGGAAAGGGTCAGTTGGTAATTCTATAGTAAATAATTTACTCAAAGGCGAGaataatacatacaaattgtattatataaacagtaaaggtagtaaaatatatgacaGAGAAAGTTATAAGAGTGTAAAGGATATAGAAGATGGTAACTTAGACTTAGCAGTAATAGCAGTACCAAGGAATCATGTATTGAATGTAATGAAAGAATTGAAAAGTAAGAATGTAAAAGGagttgtaataataacagcTGGTTTTAAAGAGACAGGAGCAGAAGGGTTagaattagaaaaagaaatattaaaagtagCAAAGTCAGgtaatataagaataatagGACCTAACTGTTTAGGTATTATGAATTCATATCATAATATGAATGCATCATTTGCAGATAATGAAATATTGAAAGGGCATTTTTCTTTACTATCACAAAGTGGTGCTATATGTTCGGCTGCATTAGATTTAGCACTTCAGCATAATATTGGTTTTTCCCATTTCATTTCAGTAGGTTCTATGTGTGATATTCAATTTTATGAACTAGTtgaatatcttttttatgatataaatacaaaatatatattattatatgtagaATCCATTGGTGATTTGAATAAATTTGTATCTGTATGTAAGAaagtatgtttatataagcctattattcttttaaaaagcGGTAAAACCGCTAAAGCAGCAGAAGCAGCCATTTCACATACGGGTTCTATGGTTGGAAATTATGAAATCTTTTATGCatctatgaaaaaattagGGGTTCTAGTTGCagaaaattttgaagaattatttcatatgtgtaaaattttaaattgtaCAAAATATCCAGAAACTAATGAAATATGCGTAGTAACTAATGCAGGTGGACCAGGAGTACTCTTAGTAGATAATATTGTGAAAAATAATGGTATATTAtcaaatttaaatgaaaaattaaaaaaaaaattagacaCATTCTTACCAGAGTCATGGAGTAAATCTAATCCTGTAGATATACTAGGAGATGCATCGCcatcattatataaaaaaacgaTAGAAGCATTAATAAAAGATGgtcaatataaaaatattatactcTTATTATCACCTCAGAGTGTAACAGATCCTCTGAACACTGctaaagaaattattaaaattaaagatgATAAACACATGAAAGATAATGTTATACTGTTGTGCAATTATTTGGGAGGTACATCATTAGAAGAGTCTACCACCATACTCAACAAAAACAATTTGCCAACTTTCGTTTATCCTGAGCACTCAGCTCAAAACTTGCTAAAAATGCATGAAAATATTACTCACATACAGGGTTTATATGAAGAAATTCCCGACTTTTTAGCTGATTCGGACAAAAATTACTACATAAATGAGCTAATACGGGAGCAGTACTTGGGTAAAAGAGACCAAAATAGAGGAAATGTAAATGATCGCTTAGCTGGAGAAAACTCAGGTAGTAGGGGTTTGCAGGAAAGGATCCAAACGGCAGttgatataatatacaaGTCCATAGAAAAAGAGCATTTCATCTTGAATGAATATGATTCAAAAATGATATTGCAAAGTTATGGCATACCAGTTGTAGgtactaaaatatttaaaacgCTTGATGATATAGAAAAATGTGAAAGCTTTTCTTTCCCATGTgcaatgaaaatatattcagATACTATAACACATAAGAAGGACATAGGAGGAGTTATACTGAACATTAGTAATAAGAAAGAATTAATAgaagcatataaaaaaatatatgacaatattaaaaagtataaccTAGAAAAAGAGTTTAAAGGGGTAACTATACAAAATATGGTAAACACAGATGACGGAATTGAATTAATTCTAGGTTATTACTTTGATAAACATTTTGGAcctgttttattatttggaTCTGGAGGTTCATATGTCGAAATATTTAAGGATAGTGTATTGTTGATACCTCCACTTACCTTTTCATATACGCATCATACAAttaaaaacacaaaaatatataatgccTTGTTAGGAAAATCGTctagatttaaaaaatgtgaaatgCCAAAACTTATAACtacaattataaaattctCACAACTTATTGCAGATTTGCTTCCTTACATAAATGAATGTGATATTAACCCGCTCTTTGTGTCTGGGGGTAATATCGTTGCACTCGACGCTAGGTTTACCTTACGAAAGGAGCTTGGTTCTAAAGCAGCGCATGTTAGCGGAAGTACAAGTGAAAATACCATTAATTTTGATGCGTATGCAAAGGACTATCCTATCGATTTTGTGTTTTTCCCCTGTTCATCCGAGCACAATGAAGCAGTAACCACAGAGGATACAACAACATATATGCGCACGTGGGACGATTCCCATCCCATTATTAGATGTATTCACGCATATGATGTTAAATTAATTCTTAAGTTTCTTCAAAGAAATTACAAAGAATTATACCATAGTACCTTTTTCTTTACCagtatagaaaatataaaaacaaaattatttgcGTACGATTTGTGTAATTGTGATtacgatatatataatgtaattttgtatatatcaaaaaatgaaattaacgGATTGGTGAAagttgaaaaaagaaaagataatcattgttatatttatgcaaaggataaaaatatattcgcTCATTTAATACAGAAAATACATCTGCtttcaaaaattaacaaCACGCAAAAAATTCtgttatatttgaaaaatgaatCACCATATATAGAAGATTTGAAATCTATTGGTTATACATTAGATCATACACGAGAGGATTTGACATGTTACTTGTGCTCAGAATTGACCGCACTCTATTAA